In Maridesulfovibrio sp., the following proteins share a genomic window:
- a CDS encoding nucleotidyl transferase AbiEii/AbiGii toxin family protein: MKLHESKEFFEDAIQATAEHLRLQNIFIEKDYWLTLALYRIAQTDLAAVTVFKGGTSLSKAYGCIERFSEDVDLAVITDKDQPANQTKKLLKRITTVASVDLKEELEGSSKGSMIRKIYYSYPKSFDGTFGSVSNKILLEVNAFAHPSPVQPMPISTYIYDFLKSRGQDEIIKQFDLQPFSFQVLCLERTFTEKIMAIVKASCSETPIESLRQKIRHIYDIHQLMQREEIQTFVGSPDFHELLEVVRKYDQGAPVGDGKWIDMDIAECPIFADTENIWKSLSSAYRDGLGAIVYGELPAEKDVLESLNKVCYSLK, translated from the coding sequence GTGAAGCTTCACGAATCCAAAGAGTTTTTTGAAGACGCGATACAGGCCACAGCAGAACACCTCCGCCTGCAAAACATCTTCATTGAAAAAGATTACTGGCTAACATTGGCTCTTTATCGCATTGCCCAGACAGATCTCGCAGCGGTGACTGTATTCAAAGGCGGGACTTCACTTTCCAAAGCATACGGATGTATCGAACGCTTTTCAGAAGATGTTGACCTTGCCGTCATTACAGACAAGGACCAGCCAGCTAACCAGACAAAAAAGCTACTCAAAAGAATCACCACAGTAGCGAGTGTAGATTTAAAAGAAGAACTGGAAGGCAGCAGTAAAGGTTCTATGATCCGTAAGATCTACTATTCCTACCCAAAGTCATTCGATGGAACATTTGGATCAGTTTCAAATAAAATTTTGCTAGAAGTGAACGCCTTCGCCCATCCATCACCCGTTCAGCCAATGCCGATTTCTACTTATATTTACGACTTTCTGAAAAGCCGTGGGCAAGATGAAATTATCAAGCAATTTGACCTTCAGCCTTTCTCGTTTCAGGTTCTCTGCCTTGAGCGGACCTTCACTGAAAAAATAATGGCAATAGTCAAAGCTTCATGCAGTGAAACTCCGATCGAATCTCTGCGCCAGAAAATCAGGCATATCTACGATATCCACCAACTTATGCAGAGAGAAGAAATTCAAACATTCGTAGGCTCTCCTGATTTTCATGAGTTACTGGAAGTGGTGCGGAAATATGATCAAGGAGCCCCAGTTGGAGATGGCAAGTGGATAGACATGGATATTGCCGAATGCCCTATTTTTGCTGACACAGAAAACATATGGAAGTCGCTAAGTTCTGCGTATCGGGATGGCCTTGGGGCTATTGTTTATGGGGAGTTGCCTGCGGAAAAGGATGTGTTGGAGTCGCTGAACAAAGTTTGCTACAGCCTAAAGTAA
- a CDS encoding DUF6088 family protein produces MQVSAQINNYIESIPPGKIITYQDFRDLQKSKPQALAKALERLVKKQVLIRQAKGAFYRPKETIFGKVSPSDEELISFQTRKDDRVTGILTGQSVYLKLQIATQVPSTLTIASITPRKKQTVGKLQVQFVRSYVSSIEKEDIPLIELLEALRFIKKAQDCTPDEIVAAVGRKMKDLTEGELKRLVEFAKAYPPMVRALCGSLCETIPEGLAKPFLIESLRATLNPYTKYKLPISETILKNKKAWGIV; encoded by the coding sequence ATGCAAGTTTCAGCGCAGATAAATAACTATATAGAATCAATCCCACCGGGGAAGATCATCACTTATCAGGACTTTAGAGACTTGCAGAAAAGCAAGCCACAAGCTCTAGCGAAGGCTTTGGAACGTCTGGTCAAAAAGCAGGTTTTAATCCGGCAAGCAAAAGGAGCTTTCTACCGCCCAAAGGAAACCATTTTTGGGAAGGTCAGCCCTTCTGACGAAGAACTTATTTCCTTTCAAACACGCAAAGACGATAGGGTTACCGGAATTCTCACCGGACAGTCAGTATATCTCAAGCTTCAGATAGCCACGCAGGTTCCGAGTACTCTAACCATTGCGAGTATCACTCCTAGAAAAAAACAAACTGTAGGCAAACTTCAAGTCCAGTTCGTGCGCAGTTATGTTTCATCAATAGAGAAAGAAGACATCCCACTGATAGAGCTGCTCGAAGCTCTAAGGTTCATCAAGAAAGCTCAGGATTGCACACCGGACGAAATTGTTGCTGCGGTCGGGAGAAAGATGAAAGACCTTACAGAAGGAGAATTGAAAAGACTGGTTGAGTTTGCGAAAGCATACCCTCCCATGGTTCGAGCCCTTTGTGGAAGTCTTTGCGAAACCATTCCTGAAGGGTTAGCTAAACCCTTTCTGATCGAGTCATTGCGTGCGACTTTGAATCCATATACGAAATACAAATTGCCAATATCTGAAACTATTCTGAAAAATAAAAAGGCATGGGGTATAGTGTGA